A portion of the Paucilactobacillus hokkaidonensis JCM 18461 genome contains these proteins:
- a CDS encoding CtsR family transcriptional regulator → MEGQNISDIIEQYLKSILSDSEHVEIRRSEIANLFDVVPSQINYVIKTRFTIQNGYLVESKRGGGGYIRIERVNLLDDVGVLNTLISVIGDEINEHDAVSIIQTLYDEDVISRREADLMAVMVSKETLALADRQVANVLRAHVLISLLNRLRYES, encoded by the coding sequence ATGGAAGGTCAAAATATTTCAGATATCATTGAGCAATATCTCAAGAGTATTTTATCTGATTCTGAGCACGTGGAAATTCGACGGTCTGAGATCGCCAATTTGTTCGACGTCGTCCCATCACAAATTAACTATGTGATTAAAACTAGGTTTACCATTCAAAATGGATACTTAGTGGAAAGCAAACGTGGTGGTGGCGGCTACATCAGAATTGAACGAGTTAATTTACTTGATGATGTTGGTGTATTAAATACACTCATTTCGGTGATTGGTGATGAGATCAATGAGCACGACGCTGTCTCAATTATTCAAACATTGTATGATGAAGACGTGATTAGCCGACGTGAAGCCGACTTAATGGCGGTGATGGTCTCAAAAGAAACCCTGGCATTAGCTGATCGGCAAGTTGCTAATGTGTTACGGGCGCATGTATTAATTTCACTATTGAACCGGCTACGTTACGAGAGTTAG
- a CDS encoding ATP-dependent Clp protease ATP-binding subunit, with protein MNNLFTPSAKNVLVLAQEQAKYFKHQAVGTEHLLLALSIEQNGIANKVLQQFTVTEDDIREEIERFTGYGTLSNVDKDTYLPYSPKAKEVLAVAGDEAKRLGAVKIGTEHLLLALLSDESILSSRILMNLNVDLVQTRKIILRRLGVTDTPKRHQANRAKTAQQQPEGTPTLDSLARDLTQSAREDKMDPVVGREQEVRRVIQILSRRTKNNPVLIGEPGVGKTAIAEGLAQRIVAGNVPEDMAGKRIMMLDMGSLVAGTKYRGEFEDRLKKVIDEIYRDGQVILFIDELHTLIGAGGAEGAIDASNILKPALARGELQTIGATTLDEYQKYIESDAALERRFATVQVDEPTENESIAILKGLRSRYEEHHHAEITDEAVEQAVKLSARYISDRFLPDKAIDLMDEAGAKVRIDAQDKPSKRSKQADKLTKLRAQKETAIESQDFDLAAKLRQQELKLKNKLEQQVAGDDDEKPHYDLQVTEEDVAQVVAEWTGIPLTQLQKSESDRLVNLEKVLHERVIGQSEAVSAVSRAIRRARSGLKDPNRPIGSFMFLGPTGVGKTELAKALAEAMFGSEDNMIRVDMSEYMEKYSTSRLIGAAPGYVGYDEGGQLTEKVRQHPYSVVLLDEAEKAHPDVFNLLLQVLDDGYLTDAKGRRVDFRNTILIMTSNLGATTLRDEKEVGFGAKDVQADYKAMSSAIMEQLKLHFRPEFLNRIDETVVFHSLTKPELHQIVKLMSKQVIKRVAEQAINVKITSAAIDVVADAGFDPEYGARPIRRALQTQVEDRLSEAMLAGDIKIGDTVTIGARNSKIRLSVVDDQQNSRLIEDGSVKQGG; from the coding sequence ATGAACAACCTATTTACACCAAGTGCAAAAAATGTTTTGGTATTAGCTCAAGAACAAGCTAAGTACTTTAAGCACCAAGCAGTGGGTACAGAACATCTATTATTAGCATTAAGCATTGAACAAAATGGCATCGCAAATAAAGTATTACAACAATTTACGGTTACTGAAGATGACATTCGAGAAGAAATTGAACGATTTACCGGCTATGGCACACTAAGCAATGTCGATAAGGATACTTATCTTCCTTATTCACCAAAGGCCAAAGAAGTGTTAGCAGTTGCTGGGGATGAGGCTAAACGTTTGGGAGCCGTTAAAATCGGTACTGAACATCTGTTATTGGCTTTATTAAGTGATGAAAGCATTTTGTCTTCACGTATTTTGATGAATTTAAACGTTGACTTGGTGCAAACACGCAAGATTATTTTGCGTCGTTTAGGGGTTACCGATACACCCAAACGTCACCAAGCTAATCGGGCTAAGACAGCCCAGCAACAACCAGAAGGAACACCAACTTTGGATTCGCTGGCACGTGATTTAACGCAAAGTGCTCGTGAAGATAAAATGGATCCCGTTGTCGGGCGGGAGCAAGAAGTTCGACGAGTTATCCAAATTTTAAGCCGTCGCACTAAAAACAACCCGGTTTTGATCGGTGAACCAGGGGTTGGTAAAACTGCAATTGCTGAGGGCTTAGCACAACGAATCGTGGCTGGAAATGTTCCTGAAGACATGGCTGGCAAACGAATTATGATGTTAGACATGGGCTCACTCGTTGCGGGTACTAAATATCGTGGTGAGTTTGAAGATCGTTTAAAAAAGGTGATTGATGAAATTTATCGTGATGGGCAAGTCATTTTGTTCATTGATGAATTACACACGCTAATCGGTGCTGGGGGTGCTGAAGGTGCAATTGATGCATCTAACATTTTGAAACCGGCATTAGCACGTGGAGAGTTACAAACTATTGGTGCTACAACATTAGATGAGTATCAAAAATATATTGAATCAGATGCAGCATTAGAACGACGTTTTGCAACTGTCCAGGTTGATGAACCAACAGAAAACGAATCGATTGCTATCCTTAAAGGGCTGCGTAGTCGTTATGAAGAACATCACCATGCGGAAATTACCGATGAAGCGGTTGAACAGGCAGTTAAATTATCAGCTCGTTACATTAGTGATCGTTTCTTACCCGATAAGGCCATTGATTTAATGGATGAGGCCGGCGCCAAAGTACGAATTGATGCACAAGACAAACCTTCAAAGCGTTCTAAACAAGCTGATAAACTAACTAAGTTAAGAGCACAAAAAGAAACAGCCATTGAATCGCAAGATTTTGATTTAGCTGCTAAACTACGACAGCAAGAGTTAAAATTAAAAAATAAATTGGAACAACAAGTTGCCGGGGATGATGATGAAAAACCGCATTATGATTTACAGGTAACGGAAGAAGACGTTGCTCAAGTTGTGGCAGAGTGGACTGGAATTCCATTGACACAGTTACAAAAAAGCGAAAGCGATCGTTTAGTGAATCTGGAAAAAGTACTTCATGAACGTGTAATTGGTCAATCAGAAGCCGTTTCTGCGGTGTCACGGGCAATTCGACGGGCCCGAAGTGGATTGAAAGATCCAAATCGTCCCATTGGTTCATTTATGTTCCTTGGACCAACCGGTGTTGGAAAAACAGAACTAGCTAAAGCTTTGGCAGAAGCAATGTTTGGTTCAGAAGACAATATGATCAGAGTCGACATGTCTGAATATATGGAAAAATACAGCACAAGTCGGTTGATTGGTGCTGCACCAGGGTATGTTGGTTATGATGAAGGTGGACAATTAACCGAAAAAGTTCGGCAACATCCTTATTCAGTAGTTTTACTTGATGAAGCTGAAAAAGCCCATCCGGACGTTTTTAATTTACTGTTACAAGTACTTGATGATGGTTACTTGACGGATGCAAAGGGACGGCGAGTTGATTTTCGAAATACTATTTTGATTATGACTTCTAACCTTGGTGCAACGACTTTACGTGATGAAAAGGAAGTTGGCTTTGGTGCCAAGGACGTTCAAGCTGATTACAAGGCAATGTCATCAGCAATTATGGAACAATTAAAGCTGCATTTCAGGCCGGAATTTTTGAATCGAATCGATGAGACAGTTGTGTTCCATTCATTAACGAAACCAGAATTACATCAAATTGTTAAATTAATGTCCAAACAAGTGATCAAACGAGTTGCTGAACAAGCAATTAACGTAAAGATTACATCGGCAGCAATTGATGTCGTTGCCGACGCTGGATTTGATCCAGAATACGGTGCACGACCAATCCGCCGAGCATTGCAAACACAAGTTGAAGACCGATTGAGCGAGGCAATGCTTGCCGGTGACATCAAAATTGGTGATACGGTAACAATTGGTGCACGCAACAGTAAGATTAGACTTAGTGTTGTCGACGATCAGCAGAATTCAAGATTAATTGAGGACGGGAGTGTGAAGCAAGGCGGTTAA
- a CDS encoding TetR/AcrR family transcriptional regulator: MKRAEQLEKTRTSILNTARKLFLQNGYQGTSTRDIASQIGITQPALYHHFSDKEVIFLEVISQVGSEVRNGINKVMRKSDLDPVDRLTQITQVITHLHPNNVFSLIHGSFKELKPGSQRKLAMIFNMDYLDPISEYFKLPEVQLRPEILPSEAAEFFISSLSPIFTSFHRIGGDSLSDEEQTRLLLRLILFGIAQEK, from the coding sequence ATGAAACGAGCTGAGCAATTGGAAAAAACAAGAACATCAATTTTAAATACGGCTAGGAAACTTTTTTTACAAAATGGGTATCAAGGAACTTCTACAAGAGATATCGCAAGTCAGATTGGAATAACGCAACCGGCATTGTATCACCATTTTAGTGATAAAGAGGTTATCTTTTTAGAAGTAATCTCACAGGTTGGTAGTGAAGTCCGTAATGGAATTAACAAGGTAATGCGTAAAAGTGATTTAGATCCAGTCGATCGTTTGACTCAGATTACGCAGGTTATCACACATTTGCATCCAAATAACGTTTTTTCACTGATTCATGGCAGCTTTAAAGAGCTTAAGCCAGGGAGCCAACGTAAATTAGCCATGATTTTTAACATGGATTATTTGGATCCAATTTCAGAATACTTCAAATTGCCAGAGGTTCAGTTACGTCCTGAGATTCTACCATCTGAAGCAGCAGAGTTCTTTATATCTAGCTTGAGTCCTATCTTTACAAGCTTCCACCGAATTGGCGGCGACTCATTGTCAGATGAGGAACAAACGAGATTACTGTTACGCTTAATTTTATTTGGAATTGCCCAAGAAAAATAG
- a CDS encoding DNA-directed RNA polymerase subunit beta yields MNSLAGHLVKYGKHRTRRSYSRIKEVLDLPNLIEIQSDSYQWFLDEGLREMFDDIMPIDDFQGNLSLEFVDYQLLDPKYTVDEAREHDANYSAPLHVTLRLTNHETGEIKSQDVFFGDFPLMTDQGTFIINGAERVIVSQLVRSPGIYFNETLDKNGRPSFGATFIPNRGAWLEYETDAKGISYVRIDRTRKVPLTELVRALGFGSDDEIIEMLGNNESLSLTIDKDIHKNNEDSRVEESLKDIYERLRPGEPKTADSSRSLLTARFFDPKRYDMAPVGRYKTNKKLDLKTRLLNQTLAETLADPETGEVIAQKGDIVTKEVMHDLAPYLDQDDFKTITYNPSEEAVVTEPVELQKIMVYSKVDPEREVPMIGNGHIDLKLKHIQPADILASMSYFFNLQEGIGNTDDIDHLGNRRIRSVGELLQNQFRIGLSRMERVVRERMSIQDSATVTPQQLINIRPVVASIKEFFGSSQLSQFMDQTNPLGELTHKRRLSALGPGGLTRDRAGYEVRDVHYTHYGRMCPIETPEGPNIGLINSLSSYARVNKYGFIETPYRRVSWDTHMVTDRIDYLTADEEDNFVIAQANSPLKDDGAFVDDTVMARSKSENIETSIENIDYMDVSPKQVVSVATACIPFLENDDSNRALMGANMQRQAVPLLDPHSPLVGTGIEYKAAHDSGVALLAKYPGTVEYVDAREIRVRREDSALDTYKLMKFRRSNGGKNYNQRPIVKLGDQVDASEILADGPSMENGELALGQNPLIAFMTWQGYNFEDAIAINERLVRDDVYTSIHIESYESEARDTKLGPEEMTRELPNVGEDALKDLDDDGIVRVGAEVQDGDILVGKVTPKGVTELSAEERLLHAIFGEKSREVRDTSLRVPHGGGGIIQDVKIFTRENGDELSPGVNMMVRVYIAQKRKLQVGDKMAGRHGNKGTVSVVIPQEDMPYMPDGTPVDIMLSPMGVPSRMNIGQVIELHLGMAARKLGIHVATPVFDGANDDDVWEAVKEAGLPADGKTVLYDGRTGEAFDNRIAVGVMHYMKLAHMVDDKIHARSIGPYSLVTQQPLGGKAQFGGQRFGEMEVWALEAYGAAYTLQEILTYKSDDVVGRVKTYEAIVKGEPIPKPGVPESFRVLVKELQALGLDMKVLDGKHQEIELRDMDEDGDDVVNVDALSKYAEKQAQQNQAPVQDAQVKGQAPQEETKQD; encoded by the coding sequence GTGAACAGCTTGGCCGGACATTTAGTTAAATACGGTAAACACCGTACCCGTCGTAGTTACTCACGAATCAAGGAAGTTCTTGATTTGCCTAACCTGATCGAAATCCAAAGCGATTCTTATCAATGGTTCTTGGATGAAGGTCTCCGGGAAATGTTTGATGACATTATGCCGATTGATGATTTCCAGGGTAACTTGTCCCTAGAATTTGTTGATTATCAATTATTAGACCCGAAGTATACAGTGGATGAGGCACGTGAACATGATGCCAATTATTCTGCTCCTTTGCATGTTACTCTACGTTTAACAAACCACGAAACTGGTGAAATTAAATCGCAAGATGTATTCTTTGGTGACTTCCCATTAATGACTGATCAAGGAACTTTTATCATTAATGGTGCAGAACGGGTAATCGTTTCACAATTGGTTCGTTCGCCAGGAATTTACTTTAATGAAACATTAGATAAAAATGGTCGTCCTAGTTTTGGGGCAACTTTTATTCCTAACCGTGGAGCTTGGCTTGAATATGAAACAGATGCCAAGGGAATTTCGTATGTTCGGATTGACCGAACTCGTAAGGTTCCATTGACAGAATTAGTTCGTGCCTTAGGATTCGGTTCTGACGATGAAATTATTGAAATGCTTGGGAATAACGAGTCATTGTCATTGACGATTGATAAAGATATTCACAAGAATAACGAAGATTCACGTGTTGAAGAATCGTTGAAAGATATTTACGAACGACTCCGTCCAGGTGAACCCAAAACAGCTGACTCATCACGTAGTCTGTTAACAGCACGTTTCTTTGATCCAAAACGATACGATATGGCTCCTGTTGGCCGTTATAAGACTAATAAGAAGCTTGATTTGAAGACTCGTTTATTAAACCAAACGTTAGCTGAAACACTGGCTGATCCAGAAACTGGTGAAGTAATTGCTCAAAAAGGTGACATTGTCACTAAAGAAGTGATGCATGATTTAGCACCATATTTGGATCAAGATGACTTCAAGACGATCACATATAATCCATCTGAAGAAGCTGTTGTTACAGAACCAGTCGAATTACAAAAAATTATGGTTTACTCAAAGGTTGATCCAGAACGTGAAGTACCAATGATTGGTAACGGTCATATTGACTTAAAACTCAAGCATATTCAACCTGCTGATATCTTAGCTTCAATGAGTTACTTCTTTAACTTACAAGAAGGTATTGGTAACACAGATGATATTGATCACTTGGGTAACCGTCGTATTCGTTCGGTTGGTGAATTACTTCAAAACCAATTCCGAATCGGTTTATCACGGATGGAACGTGTTGTTCGTGAACGGATGTCAATCCAAGATAGCGCTACTGTGACACCACAACAATTGATCAACATTCGACCAGTTGTGGCTTCAATCAAGGAATTCTTTGGTTCATCACAACTATCACAATTCATGGATCAAACTAACCCACTTGGCGAACTAACGCATAAACGTCGTCTATCAGCCTTGGGACCTGGTGGTTTGACTCGTGATCGTGCCGGTTATGAAGTTCGTGATGTGCACTATACGCATTACGGCCGGATGTGTCCGATTGAAACACCTGAAGGCCCTAACATTGGTTTGATCAATAGTCTGTCAAGCTATGCGCGGGTTAACAAGTATGGATTCATCGAAACACCATATCGTCGTGTTTCTTGGGATACACACATGGTTACTGATCGAATTGATTATTTAACCGCCGATGAAGAAGATAACTTTGTTATTGCACAAGCTAACTCGCCATTGAAAGATGACGGTGCGTTTGTTGATGATACCGTTATGGCTCGTTCAAAATCAGAAAATATTGAAACTAGCATTGAAAACATTGACTATATGGATGTTTCACCTAAACAAGTAGTTTCTGTTGCCACTGCATGTATTCCTTTCTTGGAAAACGATGATTCTAACCGTGCCTTGATGGGTGCCAACATGCAACGTCAAGCGGTTCCTTTGCTCGATCCTCATTCACCACTAGTTGGTACTGGGATTGAATATAAAGCAGCCCATGACTCTGGTGTTGCTTTGCTAGCTAAATATCCTGGGACAGTTGAATATGTTGATGCACGTGAAATTCGTGTTCGACGTGAAGACAGTGCTTTAGATACCTACAAATTAATGAAATTCCGCCGTTCAAATGGTGGTAAAAACTACAACCAACGTCCAATTGTTAAATTAGGCGATCAAGTCGATGCTAGTGAAATCTTAGCTGATGGGCCATCAATGGAAAACGGTGAATTAGCATTAGGCCAAAACCCATTGATTGCCTTCATGACATGGCAAGGTTATAACTTCGAAGATGCCATTGCGATTAATGAACGTTTAGTTCGTGATGACGTTTATACTTCAATTCATATTGAATCATATGAGTCAGAAGCACGTGATACAAAACTTGGACCAGAAGAAATGACTCGTGAACTTCCTAACGTCGGTGAAGATGCTTTGAAAGACCTTGACGATGATGGAATTGTCCGTGTTGGTGCTGAAGTTCAAGATGGTGATATCTTAGTTGGTAAGGTTACTCCTAAGGGTGTGACTGAATTATCTGCTGAAGAACGTTTACTCCATGCTATCTTTGGTGAAAAATCACGTGAAGTTCGTGATACATCATTGCGGGTACCTCATGGTGGTGGCGGAATCATCCAAGATGTTAAAATCTTTACTCGTGAAAACGGGGATGAATTATCACCTGGTGTTAACATGATGGTTCGTGTCTACATTGCTCAAAAACGTAAGCTTCAAGTTGGAGATAAAATGGCTGGACGTCATGGTAACAAAGGGACTGTCTCTGTGGTTATTCCACAAGAAGATATGCCATACATGCCAGATGGAACACCAGTTGATATCATGCTTAGCCCCATGGGTGTGCCTTCACGTATGAATATCGGTCAAGTTATCGAATTGCATTTAGGAATGGCTGCTAGAAAGTTAGGCATTCACGTTGCAACTCCAGTCTTTGATGGTGCCAATGATGATGATGTTTGGGAAGCTGTTAAAGAAGCCGGCTTACCAGCTGATGGTAAGACTGTGCTTTATGACGGCCGTACTGGGGAAGCATTTGATAATCGTATCGCCGTTGGTGTGATGCATTATATGAAACTTGCCCACATGGTTGATGATAAGATTCATGCTCGTTCAATCGGACCTTACTCATTAGTTACCCAACAACCACTTGGTGGGAAAGCACAATTTGGTGGCCAACGTTTCGGTGAAATGGAAGTTTGGGCATTGGAAGCTTATGGTGCTGCTTATACACTGCAAGAAATTTTGACGTACAAGTCAGATGATGTGGTCGGCCGTGTTAAAACTTATGAAGCCATTGTTAAGGGTGAACCAATTCCAAAGCCTGGTGTACCAGAATCATTCCGTGTGCTGGTAAAAGAATTGCAAGCTCTTGGATTGGACATGAAAGTGCTTGATGGCAAACATCAAGAAATCGAACTCCGTGATATGGATGAAGATGGTGACGATGTTGTCAATGTTGATGCATTGAGTAAATATGCTGAAAAGCAGGCACAACAAAATCAGGCACCAGTACAAGATGCTCAAGTTAAAGGCCAGGCGCCACAAGAAGAAACTAAGCAAGATTAA
- the rpoC gene encoding DNA-directed RNA polymerase subunit beta', with protein MIDVNNFESMQIGLASPDKIRSWSYGEVKKPETINYRTLKPERDGLFDERIFGPTKDWECACGKYKRIRYKGVVCDRCGVEVTRSKVRRERMGHIELAAPVTHIWYFKGIPSRMGLVLDMSPRALEEIIYFASYVVLDGGDTPLEKKQLLSERDYRDKKLEYGNKFSAEMGAEAIRKLLEEVDLKKEAAELKEQLKEASGQKRTRAVRRLDILEAFLKSGNKPDWMVMDVVPVMPPDLRPMVQLEGGRFATSDLNDLYRRVINRNNRLKRLLDLNAPGIIVQNEKRMLQEAVDALIDNGRRGRPVAGPGNRPLKSLSHLLKGKQGRFRQNLLGKRVDYSGRSVIDVGPSLRMNQMGLPVPMAMELFKPFIMKELVKRDLASNIKNAKRKIDRKDDDVYDVLEDVIKEHPVLLNRAPTLHRLGIQAFEPVLVSGKAMRVHPLVCEAYNADFDGDQMAIHVPLSDEAQAEARLLMLAAGHILAPRDGKPVVTPSQDMVIGNYYLTTEDAGREGEGMIFKDSDEARTAYQNGYVHLHSRVGVLASSMDAKPFTTEQKSKVLMTTVGKLIFNDILPTDFPYLNEPTNDNLTDNISDKYFLAPGEDLKAHFADAPLIPPFKKGFLSDIIAEVYKKYKVTATSLLLDRMKDLGYDESTISGLTVGISDITDLKEKPEIIAKAHKEVATVSKQFRRGLITDDERYERVIGIWNDAKDEVQQKLIDSMDLHNPINMMSDSGARGNISNFTQLAGMRGLMAAPNGKIMELPIISNFREGLTVLEMFISTHGARKGMTDTALKTANSGYLTRRLVDVAQDVIVREKDCGTDRGLKVTSITDGNEMIEPLYDRILGRYTMKSVANPDTGAQIIGKNMMIDEDAAQAIIDAGVTEVTIRSAFTCNTKHGVCERCYGRNAATGDKVEAGEAVGTVAAQSIGEPGTQLTMRNFHTGGVAGNEDITQGLPRIQEIVESRNPKGKSEITEVTGTVESIEENPAERTKEVTIKGETDTRTYTLPIISRMRVAEGDFIHRGTALNDGSIDPKELLQVRDVLSTETYLLGEVQKVYRMQGVEILDKHVEIMIRQMMRKVRIMDPGDTDVLPGALMDIDEFRDDNYKTLIAGGVPATGRPVILGITKAALETNSFLSAASFQETTRVLTDAAIRGKNDPLVGLKENVIIGKIIPAGTGMAEYRGIKPKEVGVASTEGVYSISDIEKQMKEKE; from the coding sequence TTGATTGATGTCAATAATTTTGAAAGCATGCAAATCGGTCTGGCATCACCAGATAAGATTCGCAGTTGGTCGTATGGGGAAGTAAAAAAGCCCGAAACAATCAACTACCGAACTTTGAAACCAGAACGTGACGGCTTGTTTGATGAACGAATTTTCGGACCTACTAAGGACTGGGAATGTGCTTGTGGTAAGTACAAGCGGATTCGTTATAAAGGTGTTGTGTGTGATCGTTGTGGGGTTGAAGTTACTCGTTCTAAAGTACGTCGTGAACGGATGGGCCATATTGAATTGGCTGCACCTGTAACTCATATTTGGTACTTTAAGGGTATTCCAAGTCGAATGGGTCTTGTACTAGACATGAGCCCACGCGCTTTGGAAGAAATCATTTACTTTGCATCATATGTTGTCTTAGATGGTGGTGATACACCACTTGAAAAGAAACAACTATTGTCAGAGCGTGATTATCGTGATAAAAAGTTGGAATATGGCAACAAGTTCAGTGCTGAAATGGGTGCTGAAGCTATTCGAAAGTTGCTTGAAGAAGTTGATCTTAAAAAAGAAGCTGCTGAATTAAAGGAACAATTGAAAGAGGCTTCTGGCCAAAAACGGACGCGTGCCGTTCGTCGTTTGGACATTTTGGAAGCATTCCTCAAGTCAGGTAACAAGCCTGATTGGATGGTAATGGATGTTGTCCCAGTTATGCCTCCAGATCTACGACCAATGGTTCAGTTGGAAGGTGGCCGTTTTGCTACATCTGACTTGAATGATTTGTACCGTCGAGTTATCAACCGTAATAACCGTCTCAAACGTTTACTAGATTTGAACGCTCCTGGAATTATTGTTCAAAACGAAAAGCGGATGTTACAAGAGGCCGTTGATGCTTTAATTGATAATGGTCGTCGTGGACGTCCAGTTGCCGGTCCCGGTAACCGTCCATTGAAGTCACTATCTCATTTATTAAAGGGTAAGCAAGGACGATTCCGTCAAAACTTACTTGGCAAGCGGGTTGATTATTCTGGCCGTTCCGTTATCGATGTTGGTCCTTCATTACGAATGAACCAAATGGGCCTTCCTGTGCCAATGGCAATGGAATTGTTCAAACCATTTATCATGAAAGAATTGGTTAAACGGGATTTGGCTTCTAACATTAAGAATGCTAAGCGTAAGATCGATCGTAAAGATGATGATGTGTATGATGTTTTGGAAGATGTGATTAAGGAACACCCAGTGTTACTTAACCGAGCACCTACATTGCATCGTTTGGGAATTCAAGCTTTTGAGCCAGTTTTGGTATCAGGAAAAGCAATGCGAGTTCATCCACTTGTGTGTGAAGCTTACAATGCCGATTTTGATGGTGACCAAATGGCCATTCACGTGCCTTTATCTGATGAAGCTCAAGCAGAAGCACGGTTATTAATGCTTGCTGCGGGTCATATTCTAGCTCCTCGTGATGGAAAACCAGTGGTTACACCATCACAAGATATGGTTATCGGTAACTATTACCTGACAACTGAAGATGCTGGTCGTGAAGGCGAAGGAATGATCTTCAAGGATAGTGACGAAGCCCGTACAGCATATCAAAATGGTTACGTTCATTTGCATTCACGTGTTGGTGTCTTGGCTTCTTCAATGGATGCTAAGCCATTTACTACTGAACAAAAGAGTAAGGTATTGATGACAACTGTTGGAAAATTGATTTTCAATGATATTTTACCAACAGATTTCCCATACCTGAACGAACCAACTAACGATAACTTAACTGATAATATTAGTGACAAGTATTTCTTGGCTCCTGGTGAGGATCTAAAAGCACATTTTGCTGATGCACCATTGATTCCACCATTCAAGAAAGGCTTTCTATCAGATATTATCGCTGAGGTTTACAAGAAGTATAAGGTTACGGCCACTTCATTATTGTTGGACCGAATGAAAGATTTAGGTTATGACGAATCAACTATTTCTGGCTTAACAGTGGGTATCTCAGATATCACTGATTTAAAAGAAAAACCTGAGATTATTGCTAAGGCACATAAAGAAGTTGCCACCGTTTCTAAGCAATTCCGTCGTGGATTGATTACTGACGATGAACGATATGAGCGTGTTATCGGTATTTGGAATGATGCTAAAGATGAAGTACAACAAAAACTGATTGATAGCATGGATCTGCATAACCCCATCAATATGATGAGTGATTCCGGTGCCCGTGGTAATATTTCAAACTTTACTCAATTAGCAGGTATGCGTGGATTGATGGCTGCTCCTAATGGTAAAATCATGGAATTACCGATCATTTCAAACTTCCGTGAGGGATTAACTGTGTTGGAAATGTTTATTTCTACCCATGGTGCCCGTAAAGGTATGACTGATACGGCCCTTAAAACGGCCAACTCAGGTTACTTGACTCGGCGATTAGTCGATGTTGCGCAAGACGTCATTGTTCGTGAAAAGGATTGTGGAACTGATCGTGGTTTGAAAGTTACATCAATTACTGATGGTAATGAAATGATCGAACCTTTATATGATCGTATTTTAGGCCGATACACGATGAAGTCAGTTGCTAATCCTGATACGGGTGCCCAGATCATTGGTAAGAACATGATGATTGATGAAGATGCTGCGCAAGCAATTATCGATGCTGGTGTTACTGAAGTTACTATTCGTTCAGCATTCACATGTAATACTAAACATGGTGTTTGCGAACGTTGTTACGGCCGTAATGCTGCTACTGGTGACAAAGTTGAAGCCGGTGAAGCTGTCGGAACCGTTGCTGCTCAATCAATTGGTGAACCAGGAACGCAATTAACAATGCGTAACTTCCATACTGGTGGTGTGGCTGGTAACGAAGATATTACTCAAGGACTTCCTCGTATTCAAGAAATTGTTGAATCACGAAACCCTAAAGGTAAATCTGAAATTACTGAAGTTACAGGTACAGTTGAATCAATCGAAGAAAATCCAGCTGAACGGACCAAAGAAGTTACAATCAAGGGTGAAACAGATACCAGAACGTACACTTTGCCTATCATTTCTCGGATGAGAGTTGCTGAAGGTGACTTCATCCATCGTGGAACTGCGCTTAATGATGGATCAATTGATCCTAAAGAGTTGTTGCAAGTTCGTGATGTCTTATCTACTGAAACTTACCTGTTAGGTGAAGTTCAGAAGGTTTACCGTATGCAAGGGGTAGAAATTCTAGATAAGCACGTGGAGATCATGATTCGTCAAATGATGCGCAAGGTTCGGATCATGGATCCCGGTGATACAGATGTATTGCCAGGTGCCTTGATGGATATTGATGAATTCCGTGATGATAATTATAAGACACTGATTGCTGGTGGCGTTCCAGCTACTGGCCGTCCAGTAATCTTGGGTATCACGAAAGCCGCACTTGAAACTAACAGTTTCTTGTCAGCTGCTTCATTCCAAGAAACAACCCGTGTGTTAACTGATGCTGCTATTCGTGGCAAAAATGACCCATTAGTTGGTTTGAAGGAAAATGTTATCATCGGGAAGATTATTCCTGCTGGTACAGGAATGGCTGAGTATCGTGGTATTAAGCCTAAAGAAGTTGGCGTTGCGTCAACTGAAGGGGTTTACTCAATTAGCGATATTGAGAAACAGATGAAAGAAAAAGAGTAG